A single Methanolobus sp. ZRKC5 DNA region contains:
- a CDS encoding Fic family protein has product MAKRRYRVELNYPKGKNPQYFLVKDVWFKGKKGKVRQYLGTTPPSEIDIIRYSDEHAFNLEFKVAEKKAEFSSSIYDSAYLPLDKVKEIERLRFLYKTFTELLTTNEIGAYEENFEIHYVQGTTSIEGNTFSIQEARDLLIDGIVPKDKTLREINEIQNFKKVRSCRDKYKNKVNLDFIKSLHSLVMANIDVESAGTFRRTDDIGIMGCDLRVAPSIMIEEELNDIIKEYYEGIEKNKYPFEQAVLFHYKFEMIHPFADGNGRVGREIFNYMLSREGYPKLLFLGNDRESYIVSLKYGNKEDWEPMVKLFTNLVLIQRYDILINNLKKVVIPPKRDGQMRLSDFKFD; this is encoded by the coding sequence ATGGCAAAAAGGAGATATCGAGTAGAACTCAATTATCCAAAGGGAAAAAACCCACAGTATTTTTTAGTGAAAGATGTATGGTTTAAAGGAAAAAAAGGTAAAGTAAGACAGTATCTTGGAACAACTCCACCTTCAGAAATTGATATTATAAGATATTCAGATGAACATGCATTTAATCTTGAATTTAAAGTCGCTGAAAAAAAAGCAGAATTTAGCAGCAGCATTTATGATTCTGCCTATTTGCCTTTAGATAAGGTTAAAGAAATAGAACGTCTTCGGTTTTTGTATAAAACATTTACTGAATTACTCACTACTAATGAAATTGGAGCTTATGAAGAGAATTTTGAAATACATTATGTTCAAGGAACAACTTCCATAGAAGGAAATACATTTTCAATACAAGAAGCTCGTGACCTCTTAATAGATGGTATTGTACCAAAAGACAAGACACTAAGAGAAATTAATGAAATTCAAAATTTTAAAAAAGTGAGAAGTTGCAGAGACAAATATAAAAATAAAGTTAATTTAGATTTCATTAAAAGCTTACATAGTCTTGTGATGGCTAATATAGATGTAGAATCAGCAGGTACTTTTAGGAGAACCGATGATATTGGCATAATGGGGTGTGACTTAAGAGTTGCTCCATCAATTATGATCGAAGAAGAATTGAACGACATTATAAAGGAATATTACGAAGGAATAGAAAAAAACAAGTATCCTTTTGAGCAAGCAGTATTATTCCATTATAAATTTGAAATGATTCATCCATTTGCGGATGGCAATGGAAGAGTTGGTCGCGAAATATTTAACTATATGCTATCAAGAGAAGGCTATCCAAAGCTTTTGTTTTTAGGCAACGATAGAGAATCATACATAGTTTCGCTAAAATATGGTAACAAAGAAGATTGGGAACCTATGGTTAAATTATTTACAAATTTAGTACTCATACAAAGATACGATATCCTAATTAATAATTTAAAGAAGGTTGTCATTCCGCCAAAAAGAGATGGGCAAATGAGACTGTCAGATTTTAAATTTGATTAA
- the argC gene encoding N-acetyl-gamma-glutamyl-phosphate reductase, whose translation MISAGIIGASGYTGGELMRLLLNHPEVNITVATSRKLAGTDVSETHPHLRGFLDLEFQNLSPEEVRSKCDVVFVAVPHGTAMNIVPKLIDGKTKVIDLSADYRLKTDVFESVYNLEHKSPMEAVFGLPELHPEVAEQTFIANPGCFPTGAILGAAPLAKAGLISSVIFDSKSGVTGAGVEPSQTSHYPNMAENVQAYKLTTHRHVSEFVQELNRLDNSLTNISFTPHVVPSCRGILTTAHIFTKEQLTLDDVRSLYEDMYADKPFVRVIKGIPTLGAVRGSNFCDIGFEVDENNNRVVVVSAIDNLVKGASGQAIQNMNLMCGFNETAGLWNAAIFP comes from the coding sequence ATGATAAGTGCAGGAATAATCGGTGCATCGGGATACACTGGTGGGGAGCTTATGCGCTTGCTCCTGAACCATCCCGAGGTTAATATTACGGTAGCTACTTCAAGGAAGCTTGCAGGAACGGATGTTAGTGAAACACACCCGCATCTGAGGGGATTTCTGGACCTTGAGTTCCAGAATCTCAGTCCTGAAGAAGTAAGGTCGAAGTGCGATGTGGTATTTGTGGCTGTGCCACATGGTACTGCAATGAACATAGTGCCTAAGCTAATTGACGGGAAGACAAAGGTCATAGATCTGAGTGCGGATTACAGGCTCAAGACAGATGTCTTCGAATCCGTCTATAATCTTGAGCATAAGAGTCCCATGGAAGCTGTGTTCGGTCTGCCGGAGCTCCATCCAGAGGTTGCTGAACAGACATTCATCGCAAATCCGGGATGTTTCCCCACAGGTGCGATACTGGGTGCTGCTCCGCTGGCAAAGGCTGGACTTATCAGCTCAGTGATATTTGACTCAAAGTCAGGCGTCACCGGTGCTGGAGTTGAGCCTTCACAGACATCACACTATCCGAACATGGCTGAGAATGTGCAGGCGTACAAATTGACCACACACAGGCATGTTTCTGAATTCGTGCAGGAACTCAACCGTCTGGATAATTCCCTGACAAACATCAGTTTCACACCTCATGTAGTTCCTTCATGCAGGGGAATCCTCACCACAGCCCACATATTCACAAAGGAACAACTCACGCTGGATGATGTTAGGTCATTGTACGAGGATATGTATGCAGACAAGCCATTTGTGCGTGTAATCAAGGGCATTCCTACTCTTGGTGCTGTTCGTGGCTCCAATTTCTGTGACATCGGATTTGAGGTTGATGAAAATAACAACCGTGTAGTTGTCGTCTCTGCCATTGACAACCTTGTAAAAGGTGCATCAGGGCAGGCAATTCAGAACATGAACCTCATGTGCGGTTTTAACGAGACCGCCGGGCTCTGGAACGCTGCAATCTTCCCGTAA
- a CDS encoding CBS domain-containing protein, which translates to MKVKDVMNPNVVTCAPDDAIRDVAQLLKQENISGLPVADEGKVVGIVSEGDILKLLQVPEHGGLWLPSPFEVIEVPIRELLNWEETKNMLDDVGSKPIKEIMTKHVYTVSPEDSIQEASTIITKHKINRLPVVDEDEQLVGIITRGDIIDGLGQL; encoded by the coding sequence ATGAAAGTAAAAGATGTAATGAACCCGAACGTTGTTACCTGTGCTCCAGATGATGCGATAAGAGATGTGGCGCAACTCCTGAAACAGGAAAACATCAGTGGTCTGCCGGTAGCGGATGAGGGCAAGGTAGTAGGTATCGTTTCAGAAGGCGATATCCTGAAATTGCTGCAAGTCCCGGAACATGGCGGGCTCTGGTTGCCAAGTCCTTTTGAGGTTATCGAGGTTCCTATCCGCGAGCTGCTCAATTGGGAAGAAACCAAGAACATGCTCGATGATGTAGGTTCAAAGCCAATCAAAGAGATCATGACAAAACACGTTTACACAGTCAGTCCGGAAGATTCGATACAGGAAGCCTCTACTATAATTACTAAACACAAGATTAACCGTCTTCCAGTTGTGGATGAGGATGAACAGCTTGTGGGTATCATTACACGTGGCGACATCATTGACGGTCTTGGACAATTGTAA
- the argJ gene encoding bifunctional ornithine acetyltransferase/N-acetylglutamate synthase, translated as MKFIEGGICAVKGVRAGGIKPGKMGMAIIQAEGNAAGVYTRNKVIAAPLVVTRENLSKTGKLSAVIANSGNANAFTGVQGLADARIMASSLASKLGVDEELVAVASTGVVGHKLDTGWITTHLDEALDSMGEDADASMSAARAIMTTDTVPKELAIEMDSGIRIAGIAKGSGMIEPNMGTMLAFVYTDAEIPSEILHSCLTSSVDKSFNMVVVDGDTSTNDMVLVTATGQSGISPQTSDFQAGLDLVLTELAKIIAIDGEGATKLIESKVTGAASEKDARLVAKAIVRSPLVKSAIFGQDPNWGRVIVAAGYSGADMDQTKISLSFSAGTEVVELVKNGKVVKNEEEALSQLKSIMDQDEIFIITDLGLGHESATAWGCDLTYDYVRINAEYTT; from the coding sequence ATGAAATTCATTGAAGGCGGTATCTGTGCGGTAAAGGGCGTGCGTGCCGGTGGTATCAAGCCCGGAAAAATGGGAATGGCAATTATTCAGGCAGAAGGAAACGCTGCCGGAGTCTACACTAGGAACAAGGTCATTGCAGCTCCGCTGGTGGTTACAAGGGAGAACCTCTCAAAAACCGGAAAGCTCTCTGCGGTAATAGCAAACAGTGGCAATGCAAATGCTTTCACAGGTGTGCAGGGTCTTGCTGATGCCAGGATCATGGCATCTTCACTTGCCTCCAAACTTGGGGTTGACGAGGAACTGGTAGCTGTGGCTTCCACAGGTGTTGTGGGACACAAACTTGACACCGGCTGGATAACGACTCATCTTGATGAGGCCCTTGATTCTATGGGTGAGGACGCAGATGCCAGTATGAGTGCAGCACGTGCTATCATGACAACTGACACTGTCCCAAAGGAGCTCGCCATTGAGATGGATTCCGGCATCCGCATTGCAGGAATTGCCAAGGGCTCAGGTATGATAGAACCTAATATGGGTACCATGCTTGCTTTTGTCTATACCGATGCAGAGATTCCTTCAGAGATCTTACATTCATGCCTTACAAGTTCCGTAGATAAAAGTTTCAATATGGTGGTTGTGGATGGTGACACAAGCACCAACGATATGGTACTTGTAACAGCCACAGGCCAGTCCGGTATCAGTCCGCAAACGTCTGATTTCCAGGCAGGTCTTGATCTTGTACTGACCGAGCTTGCAAAAATAATAGCAATCGACGGAGAAGGTGCCACTAAACTCATAGAGTCCAAGGTCACCGGTGCAGCCTCTGAAAAGGATGCTCGTCTTGTGGCCAAGGCAATAGTCCGCTCCCCTCTGGTCAAGTCTGCCATCTTCGGTCAGGACCCCAATTGGGGACGTGTCATAGTAGCAGCTGGTTATTCCGGTGCAGATATGGACCAGACGAAGATCTCCCTTTCATTCTCAGCCGGAACCGAGGTCGTTGAACTGGTAAAAAACGGCAAAGTGGTCAAAAATGAGGAGGAAGCCCTGTCCCAGCTAAAGTCCATCATGGACCAGGACGAGATATTCATCATAACTGACCTCGGTCTGGGTCACGAGAGTGCGACAGCATGGGGTTGTGACCTGACGTATGATTATGTCAGGATTAATGCTGAGTACACGACTTGA
- a CDS encoding PAS domain-containing sensor histidine kinase, with amino-acid sequence MSLKINDSSVSKFEVDSMDIHGDGIVILSPDGIISYSNSSWHEFVWSNGTHPVKNVEGIDYLKKCDETTGEKAEEAAEAAKGIRDVINGDKNIFKLGYSCQVSGEKHFFLMKVQPLSQNHPTNVLLQHIDINGQKKTDADLLGLEKRFHTVLNNIQLVKLTLASNGDIISFNDYLLDLTGWKKEEVLNKNWFEIFLPAETTADIKTAFLKTIENNDVPTYHENEIITKDGDRRLIAWTNTVFKDQHGRIFGITSVGEDITDHRFAEKSLLDSKGQLRTLVDTIPDVVWLKDANGTYLICNAKFERFFGAKEAEIIGKTDYDFVDSDLADFFTQKDREAMEAGKPVMNEEKITYSDDGHEEYLETIKSPMYDSNGQLIGVLGVGRDITPRKQAEEELKARELKLRTAQKIGHFGSWEFDLNSGKVDASEEILRIYGMEDKQCTIEDMQKVLLPEYVPILDAALSDLMTSKVPYEVQFRIMRQNDGETRDIRSVAEYFPERNAVIGMIQDITEQKRIDKQIAEEAIWRRIFIEKSRDGIVALDKNGKVYEMNQKYADMLGYSLEEGLELHVWDWDTQWTREELVEMIRHVGEPGNHFEMSQRRKDGSFIDVEVNSNGVMFGEQKLSLCVCRDITERKQAEEVLLRAKIDSEAANKAKSEFLANMSHELRTPLNSIYGFSQVLNDKIVGELNEKQSVYLSNILDSSEHLLELINDILDLSKVEAGKMKLEYGTFRVSDLIDETLISMQPAAKKKLIDIRSEIQTDDVEIYADKSKIKDIMYNLFSNAIKFTPEKGDIYVNTISINGTLQVSVSDNGIGISKDDQQEIFKPFKQADSFLTRKFEGTGLGLAIVKKYVEMHGGNVLVESSLGKGSTFTFEIPLYQKEN; translated from the coding sequence ATGTCTTTGAAAATAAACGATTCCTCGGTTTCTAAGTTTGAAGTGGATTCAATGGATATCCATGGAGATGGAATTGTCATACTATCACCCGATGGGATCATTTCTTATTCGAATTCAAGTTGGCATGAATTTGTCTGGAGCAATGGTACACATCCTGTTAAAAATGTTGAAGGAATCGATTATTTAAAAAAGTGTGATGAAACAACTGGTGAAAAAGCAGAAGAAGCTGCAGAAGCAGCAAAAGGGATAAGAGATGTCATTAATGGGGATAAGAACATATTCAAGCTTGGATATTCCTGCCAGGTTTCTGGTGAAAAACACTTTTTTTTAATGAAAGTCCAACCACTCTCACAAAATCATCCTACAAATGTTCTTTTACAACATATTGATATCAATGGGCAGAAAAAAACAGATGCAGATTTACTTGGATTAGAAAAACGTTTTCATACAGTCCTAAATAACATACAGCTTGTCAAGTTAACATTGGCTTCAAATGGGGATATTATTTCTTTTAATGACTACTTACTCGATCTGACAGGATGGAAAAAAGAAGAAGTTCTTAACAAAAATTGGTTTGAAATTTTCCTGCCGGCAGAAACAACTGCTGACATAAAAACCGCCTTCCTTAAGACAATTGAAAATAATGATGTGCCCACATATCATGAAAATGAGATTATCACAAAAGATGGGGACAGGAGATTAATTGCCTGGACAAATACTGTTTTTAAAGACCAACATGGTAGAATTTTCGGTATTACCAGTGTTGGGGAAGATATAACCGACCATAGGTTTGCAGAAAAGTCGCTGTTGGATAGCAAAGGGCAATTACGCACATTAGTGGATACGATTCCAGACGTAGTTTGGCTGAAAGATGCTAATGGTACTTACCTCATATGCAATGCCAAGTTTGAGCGATTCTTTGGTGCAAAAGAGGCAGAAATTATTGGGAAGACTGATTATGATTTCGTAGACAGTGATCTGGCAGATTTTTTCACCCAAAAAGACAGGGAAGCAATGGAAGCTGGAAAACCTGTTATGAATGAAGAGAAGATCACGTACTCCGATGATGGACATGAAGAATATCTCGAAACCATCAAAAGTCCAATGTATGATTCTAATGGACAGTTGATAGGAGTACTGGGTGTTGGCAGGGATATTACCCCGCGCAAACAAGCAGAAGAGGAACTGAAGGCGAGAGAATTAAAGCTTCGTACTGCACAGAAGATCGGACATTTTGGAAGCTGGGAGTTCGACTTAAACTCCGGCAAAGTGGATGCTTCGGAGGAAATACTTAGAATATACGGCATGGAAGATAAACAGTGTACGATCGAAGATATGCAAAAAGTACTGCTACCTGAATATGTTCCTATTCTGGATGCGGCACTAAGTGATTTAATGACTAGCAAGGTGCCTTATGAAGTCCAATTCAGGATAATGAGGCAAAATGATGGTGAGACCCGTGATATACGTTCGGTGGCTGAATATTTCCCCGAGCGAAATGCAGTTATCGGAATGATTCAGGATATCACTGAACAAAAAAGGATTGATAAACAAATTGCCGAAGAGGCTATCTGGAGACGTATATTCATAGAAAAATCCCGGGATGGGATAGTTGCCCTTGATAAAAATGGTAAAGTTTACGAGATGAACCAAAAATATGCGGATATGCTTGGCTATTCTCTGGAAGAAGGCCTTGAGTTGCATGTTTGGGATTGGGACACCCAATGGACACGTGAAGAATTGGTTGAAATGATCAGGCATGTTGGTGAACCCGGGAATCATTTTGAGATGAGCCAACGCCGCAAAGACGGCTCTTTTATTGATGTGGAGGTCAATTCGAACGGGGTCATGTTTGGGGAGCAGAAATTATCTTTATGCGTGTGCAGGGATATTACAGAAAGGAAGCAGGCTGAAGAGGTATTACTGCGTGCTAAAATAGATTCAGAAGCTGCTAACAAGGCAAAATCAGAATTCCTTGCTAACATGAGTCACGAACTACGCACCCCTCTTAATTCCATTTACGGTTTTTCACAAGTGCTAAATGATAAAATAGTGGGTGAGCTGAACGAAAAACAATCAGTGTATCTTTCGAATATTCTGGACAGCAGTGAACATTTGCTCGAATTGATCAATGATATTCTCGATCTATCAAAAGTTGAAGCCGGGAAGATGAAACTTGAATATGGAACTTTCAGAGTTAGTGATCTAATAGATGAAACTTTGATATCGATGCAACCTGCTGCAAAGAAGAAACTCATCGATATAAGGTCCGAAATTCAGACTGATGATGTCGAAATATATGCCGACAAAAGCAAGATTAAAGATATTATGTATAACCTTTTTTCCAACGCAATTAAATTCACACCTGAAAAGGGAGACATATACGTTAATACAATTTCCATCAATGGCACACTGCAGGTCTCTGTCTCAGATAATGGTATTGGTATTTCAAAAGACGACCAACAAGAGATATTCAAACCCTTCAAACAAGCAGACTCTTTTCTAACCCGTAAATTTGAAGGGACGGGTCTTGGTCTTGCAATTGTTAAAAAATATGTGGAAATGCACGGTGGAAACGTTCTGGTAGAGAGCAGTCTGGGGAAAGGCAGCACTTTTACATTTGAAATTCCATTGTATCAGAAAGAGAATTGA
- the pfkC gene encoding ADP-specific phosphofructokinase produces the protein MDIADWEKRYSEAVSNVKGQLENVQGVFVAYNSNVDAMKHISETDIKKLIGIVGCEKIHERMVEYPREIKDPVDFMARLIIAMRDGKAAEVPTYTTDIHEWLMDNLVFDSARMGGQAGIISNLLVTLGVKNVITYVPWLAREQAEYFVDSPNLWHPVMEDGKLVLKHPKEAYDPEQKPKINWILEFSNGMKFSCAGEKYEVPRDNRLIISSRPKWIRIDMSPEMYEQLSDIREDIDGAILAGYQMIKEEYEDGTTYLDYVQRAVSVIERLKGCNPQMRIHVEFTSIQNKVIRKALLTDIVKKHVTSLGLDTVEVANALNVLGYEELAYSVINKGENSIVSLYEGAVRLLKELELQRVHIHSLGYYICVVSKDHPLDADSHRQALLFASTVAATQATLGAIKCIDDISVGLEVPVYTDGHDDLIELEKYLVRRGICTAEDFEDGCISSSSHGLIIVPSKVVKDPVATVGIGDAISAGAFIALLAKMPKVNICQIKE, from the coding sequence ATGGACATTGCCGATTGGGAAAAACGGTATTCAGAAGCAGTCTCTAATGTAAAAGGGCAGCTTGAAAATGTGCAGGGTGTATTCGTGGCTTATAATAGTAATGTTGATGCCATGAAACATATCAGCGAAACGGACATAAAAAAGCTCATTGGGATAGTGGGATGCGAAAAGATACATGAAAGGATGGTGGAATATCCCAGAGAGATAAAAGACCCTGTAGATTTTATGGCCCGCCTCATCATAGCCATGCGGGACGGCAAGGCGGCTGAAGTTCCTACTTATACAACTGATATTCATGAATGGTTAATGGATAACCTTGTTTTTGATTCTGCACGCATGGGCGGGCAGGCTGGTATCATATCCAATCTTCTGGTAACTCTTGGCGTGAAGAACGTCATCACCTATGTACCATGGCTTGCAAGGGAGCAGGCAGAGTATTTTGTGGATTCTCCTAATCTGTGGCATCCTGTTATGGAAGACGGGAAACTAGTTCTGAAACATCCAAAGGAAGCATATGACCCGGAGCAAAAGCCCAAGATCAACTGGATACTTGAATTCTCCAATGGTATGAAGTTCAGTTGTGCAGGCGAAAAATACGAAGTTCCAAGGGACAACCGGTTGATAATATCATCCCGGCCTAAATGGATAAGAATAGACATGAGTCCTGAGATGTACGAGCAGCTCTCTGATATCAGGGAAGACATAGACGGTGCAATTCTTGCCGGATACCAGATGATTAAGGAAGAATACGAAGACGGTACAACCTATCTTGATTATGTGCAGAGGGCTGTCAGTGTAATAGAGCGTCTGAAAGGCTGCAATCCTCAGATGCGTATACATGTGGAATTTACATCCATACAGAACAAGGTCATCCGCAAAGCCCTGCTTACCGATATCGTGAAAAAGCATGTAACTTCACTTGGTCTTGATACCGTGGAAGTTGCAAACGCTCTCAACGTGCTTGGATACGAGGAACTGGCATATTCTGTGATAAATAAAGGCGAGAACAGCATTGTTTCTCTCTACGAAGGCGCTGTCAGGCTTCTCAAGGAACTTGAGTTGCAGAGGGTGCATATTCATTCACTGGGCTATTATATCTGTGTGGTATCAAAGGACCATCCACTGGATGCAGATTCTCACAGGCAGGCACTGCTTTTTGCTTCAACGGTGGCAGCAACACAGGCAACTCTTGGCGCCATTAAATGTATTGATGATATTTCCGTAGGTCTGGAAGTACCTGTCTATACTGACGGACATGATGACCTTATAGAACTTGAAAAATATCTTGTGAGAAGGGGCATCTGTACAGCTGAGGATTTCGAGGATGGTTGTATAAGCAGTAGTAGTCATGGTCTTATTATAGTTCCATCCAAAGTTGTAAAGGACCCTGTTGCAACGGTGGGGATAGGTGACGCCATATCAGCAGGTGCTTTTATTGCTTTGCTTGCAAAAATGCCGAAGGTCAATATATGCCAGATAAAGGAGTAA
- a CDS encoding ADP-dependent glucokinase/phosphofructokinase, whose amino-acid sequence MNILCAYNANIDSINHIDGQELSRMLEESTEFQDKFQEKLVNPPGSISSKSDFFAGLLLCMRDGTGAEWLIHDKEVFEWLKKTFLNDSLMRMGGNMGIMANVLSELGASKVVPNVASLSKLQASFFSQKAIFHPYDGKLYNSKEIGAILPANNNRPELIHFVFDFKKGDTVNFSGDIISVPRENRFIATYDLLNFQLHLNEHFRDYSMKNTAEMDGAIISGFHMLQEDEEGSEKNDYKLKLDTSLKQLQSWKEARKDLYIHVEFGHFSSGKIASYAFSILSPIVDRIGMNEDELAMLASINGMDPKPILAMDSVAIAESAIKLCSDFGLCRMLVHTREFALSVSCRTDDDPEKTINAMDFGAGCAAAFACSGKLTDRGELLTIASNIPKSEFGKAASSKLAKHIEEEWKCSNTCGIHMSYLVTIVPTRICDEPVSTVGLGDTISAAIFLRELELNS is encoded by the coding sequence ATGAATATTCTCTGTGCCTACAATGCAAATATAGATTCCATCAATCACATTGATGGCCAGGAACTTTCCCGAATGCTCGAAGAGAGCACAGAATTTCAGGACAAGTTTCAGGAGAAATTAGTAAATCCTCCAGGTTCCATATCATCAAAATCAGACTTCTTTGCAGGCCTGCTTTTATGCATGCGTGATGGTACAGGCGCTGAATGGCTCATTCATGACAAAGAAGTTTTTGAATGGCTCAAAAAGACATTTCTCAATGATTCTTTAATGAGAATGGGTGGCAATATGGGTATAATGGCCAACGTTCTCTCAGAGCTCGGCGCTTCAAAGGTGGTGCCGAATGTTGCCAGTCTTTCAAAACTGCAGGCATCCTTTTTTTCTCAAAAGGCTATCTTCCATCCGTATGATGGAAAGCTGTACAACAGTAAGGAAATAGGGGCTATTCTACCAGCCAATAATAACAGGCCTGAGCTCATTCACTTTGTATTCGACTTCAAAAAAGGAGACACTGTTAATTTTTCAGGTGACATCATTTCAGTTCCAAGGGAAAACAGGTTCATAGCAACCTACGATCTTTTAAACTTCCAGCTTCACCTTAATGAACATTTCCGGGATTATTCCATGAAAAATACCGCAGAGATGGATGGAGCTATTATTTCCGGTTTCCACATGTTGCAGGAAGATGAAGAAGGTTCTGAAAAGAACGATTATAAGCTAAAACTGGATACATCCCTAAAGCAACTCCAGAGTTGGAAAGAAGCCAGAAAAGACCTGTATATTCATGTAGAATTCGGTCATTTTTCTTCCGGGAAAATAGCATCCTATGCATTTTCTATTCTGTCTCCTATAGTTGACCGCATAGGGATGAATGAAGATGAACTTGCCATGCTTGCCAGTATCAATGGAATGGACCCAAAACCGATACTCGCAATGGATTCGGTGGCAATTGCAGAATCGGCAATAAAACTTTGCAGTGATTTCGGGCTGTGTAGAATGCTTGTTCACACAAGGGAATTCGCACTTTCAGTATCATGCAGGACAGATGATGATCCAGAAAAAACAATTAATGCAATGGATTTTGGAGCCGGATGTGCTGCTGCTTTTGCATGTTCCGGGAAGCTTACTGACAGGGGAGAGCTGCTCACGATAGCATCCAATATACCGAAAAGTGAGTTTGGAAAAGCAGCATCTTCCAAACTTGCAAAACACATAGAAGAAGAGTGGAAGTGCAGCAACACATGCGGGATACACATGTCTTATCTGGTGACCATAGTTCCGACCCGTATTTGTGATGAGCCTGTGTCAACCGTGGGACTTGGGGACACTATCTCAGCCGCCATTTTTTTAAGGGAGCTTGAACTCAATTCCTGA
- a CDS encoding DNA glycosylase has translation MNSIPDMYTLFSENFNLNYTLDCGQVFRWDFIDGWWTGVVNGHVARLQQDSKSGEVLVDSKVTKSYFENYFRFDDDLDTILQEVNKDKFMDEAIRKYMGLRLIRQEPWECLISYMLATAWSIPNIKRGISMMCSNYGEEIEEGYYSFPKPHSLVHACDDDLRSCKLGFRSGRLIKAAKHVEDGNLVLGDIFEVDYNEAKQRLMFLEGIGEKVADCILLFAFDKMEAFPVDTHVEKVVKTVYGDHEFFGGNATKSKIGNWGRMYFGQYCGYAQQYFFYQKRLEGL, from the coding sequence TTGAACTCAATTCCTGATATGTATACTCTTTTCTCTGAGAACTTTAACCTGAACTACACCCTTGATTGTGGTCAGGTATTCCGGTGGGACTTTATCGATGGCTGGTGGACCGGGGTTGTAAATGGTCATGTTGCACGCTTGCAGCAGGACAGCAAAAGCGGTGAGGTCCTGGTAGATTCAAAGGTAACAAAAAGTTATTTTGAGAATTATTTTCGTTTTGATGATGACCTTGATACCATCCTTCAAGAGGTCAATAAGGATAAATTTATGGATGAGGCTATAAGAAAGTACATGGGACTTCGTCTTATCAGGCAGGAACCCTGGGAATGCCTCATATCCTACATGCTCGCAACCGCCTGGAGTATTCCTAACATCAAAAGGGGTATTTCCATGATGTGCAGTAATTACGGGGAAGAAATTGAGGAAGGCTATTACAGTTTTCCAAAACCTCACTCACTTGTTCATGCATGCGATGATGACCTTCGTAGCTGCAAGCTTGGTTTCAGGTCAGGCCGTCTGATCAAGGCTGCAAAACATGTGGAGGATGGAAATCTGGTTCTGGGGGATATTTTTGAGGTGGATTACAACGAAGCAAAACAGAGGTTGATGTTTTTAGAAGGCATAGGGGAGAAAGTGGCCGACTGCATTCTCCTTTTTGCATTTGATAAGATGGAGGCTTTTCCGGTGGATACTCATGTTGAAAAGGTTGTGAAGACGGTCTATGGTGATCATGAATTCTTCGGTGGAAATGCTACGAAAAGTAAAATTGGTAACTGGGGACGCATGTATTTCGGACAATACTGCGGCTATGCACAGCAGTATTTCTTCTATCAGAAAAGGCTTGAAGGGCTCTGA